In the genome of Archangium primigenium, one region contains:
- a CDS encoding iron-containing redox enzyme family protein encodes MQTYHYARWSTPLMAEAGRRMKRLNPNSWLGELLQQKADEERGHERWLLSDLRQLGWSAERVERQMPNPATTAYVAWNRFTSRCGRPEAFLGTAYVLEYLSVSRASQSVERMLAADTIPNIRKAVTFLRAHGPTDEGHVAELTSLLGSLEEPEARDALLLSARTTRVLYLGSSPRSVGPGRAARSGPRSPPSA; translated from the coding sequence ATCCAGACGTACCACTACGCGCGGTGGAGCACGCCCCTGATGGCCGAGGCGGGGCGGCGCATGAAGCGCCTGAACCCGAACTCCTGGCTGGGGGAGCTGTTGCAGCAGAAGGCCGACGAGGAGCGCGGGCACGAGCGCTGGCTGCTGTCGGACCTGCGGCAACTGGGCTGGTCCGCCGAGCGCGTCGAGCGGCAGATGCCCAACCCCGCGACCACCGCCTACGTGGCGTGGAACCGCTTCACCTCGCGCTGCGGCCGGCCCGAGGCGTTCCTCGGCACGGCCTACGTGCTGGAGTACCTGTCCGTGAGCCGCGCGAGCCAGTCCGTGGAGCGGATGCTCGCGGCGGACACCATCCCCAACATCCGCAAGGCCGTCACCTTCTTGAGGGCGCATGGCCCCACGGATGAGGGGCACGTGGCGGAGCTGACGTCGCTGTTGGGCTCCCTGGAGGAGCCGGAGGCGCGGGACGCGCTGCTCTTGTCCGCGCGCACCACCCGGGTGCTCTACCTGGGCTCTTCGCCTAGGAGCGTCGGGCCAGGGCGAGCAGCCCGGTCCGGCCCGAGGTCACCCCCAAGCGCTTGA
- a CDS encoding iron-containing redox enzyme family protein, whose amino-acid sequence MHTPTENPSPMNWLTLLEHEARTLLAELDAHPEARRLFDGSIDKDRYVHYLIQTYHYARWSTPLMAEAGRRMKRLNPNSWLGELLQQKADEERGHERWLLSDLRQLGWSAERVERQMPNPATTAYVAWNRFTSRCGRPEAFLGTAYVLEYLSVSRASQSVERMLAADTIPNIRKAVTFLRAHGPTDEGHVAELTSLLGSLEEPEARDALLLSARTTRVLYLGLFA is encoded by the coding sequence ATGCACACGCCCACCGAGAACCCCTCCCCGATGAACTGGCTCACCCTGTTGGAGCACGAGGCGCGCACGCTGCTCGCGGAGTTGGACGCGCACCCCGAGGCCCGGCGGCTCTTCGACGGCAGCATCGACAAGGACCGCTACGTCCACTACCTCATCCAGACGTACCACTACGCGCGGTGGAGCACGCCCCTGATGGCCGAGGCGGGGCGGCGCATGAAGCGCCTGAACCCGAACTCCTGGCTGGGGGAGCTGTTGCAGCAGAAGGCCGACGAGGAGCGCGGGCACGAGCGCTGGCTGCTGTCGGACCTGCGGCAACTGGGCTGGTCCGCCGAGCGCGTCGAGCGGCAGATGCCCAACCCCGCGACCACCGCCTACGTGGCGTGGAACCGCTTCACCTCGCGCTGCGGCCGGCCCGAGGCGTTCCTCGGCACGGCCTACGTGCTGGAGTACCTGTCCGTGAGCCGCGCGAGCCAGTCCGTGGAGCGGATGCTCGCGGCGGACACCATCCCCAACATCCGCAAGGCCGTCACCTTCTTGAGGGCGCATGGCCCCACGGATGAGGGGCACGTGGCGGAGCTGACGTCGCTGTTGGGCTCCCTGGAGGAGCCGGAGGCGCGGGACGCGCTGCTCTTGTCCGCGCGCACCACCCGGGTGCTCTACCTGGGGCTCTTCGCCTAG
- a CDS encoding LuxR C-terminal-related transcriptional regulator codes for MLAVLLVPEHQVGSGAVALYSDRVRAFSATKQRLLQQLTPALSGAFQNFARFGALSAHSQLMEELLRQEGAHAIVLDARRREGFRTEAVTALLERWFPSRSDRDEDGIPRAWKERMDAFLAGSAVVTSTPLVWREERGTSSLEVCFTRLPRIEGRDLWELRLKELHAIPEAWRRILTPREFEVATLIAQGLSNQDIATALAIKEGTVKDHVEASFKRLGVTSGRTGLLALARRS; via the coding sequence GTGCTCGCGGTCCTGCTCGTGCCCGAGCACCAGGTGGGCAGTGGCGCGGTCGCGCTGTACAGCGACCGCGTCCGGGCCTTCTCCGCGACGAAGCAGCGCCTGTTGCAGCAACTCACCCCCGCCCTGTCCGGGGCGTTCCAGAACTTCGCGCGCTTCGGCGCGCTGTCCGCGCACAGTCAGCTGATGGAGGAGCTGCTCCGCCAGGAAGGCGCCCACGCCATCGTGCTGGATGCCCGGCGGCGGGAAGGCTTCCGGACGGAGGCCGTCACGGCCCTCCTGGAGCGGTGGTTCCCCTCCCGCTCGGACCGGGACGAGGACGGAATCCCCCGGGCCTGGAAGGAGCGGATGGACGCGTTCCTGGCGGGGAGTGCCGTGGTCACGTCCACCCCCCTCGTGTGGCGGGAGGAGCGGGGGACGAGCTCCCTGGAGGTGTGCTTCACCCGACTGCCGCGCATCGAGGGCCGCGACCTGTGGGAGCTCCGGCTCAAGGAGCTCCACGCGATCCCCGAGGCGTGGCGACGGATCCTGACGCCCAGAGAATTCGAGGTGGCGACCCTCATCGCCCAGGGCCTGTCCAACCAGGACATCGCCACCGCGCTCGCCATCAAGGAGGGCACGGTGAAGGACCACGTCGAGGCGTCCTTCAAGCGCTTGGGGGTGACCTCGGGCCGGACCGGGCTGCTCGCCCTGGCCCGACGCTCCTAG
- a CDS encoding GNAT family N-acetyltransferase, with protein MATLTCHIAATQRQLDDALRVRWKVFGEELELLGRTPHGVPRENNGFDTLATTAHVIVYAEDVPVATARLLLPNPEVARATGHRLGIDLESKVDLTDLAGPGLVFAETTRFCILKDWRHSAVLMRLHAGLYQESRLRGVTHWIASANTETDSAEDARLLHQVAAHQGLLSTRWRARTLVSPPSPEVPTAPLYTPEERARAHQGHLEGLRLPRVLSLFSGKLGARFIAEPLYDAGFRRFSLPLVAALDATPASTRALFDKLTARTSRG; from the coding sequence ATGGCCACACTGACCTGTCACATCGCCGCCACCCAGCGGCAGCTCGATGATGCGCTGCGCGTGCGCTGGAAAGTCTTCGGCGAGGAGCTGGAGCTGCTCGGACGCACGCCCCATGGCGTGCCTCGGGAGAACAATGGTTTCGACACCCTGGCCACCACCGCGCACGTCATCGTCTACGCGGAGGACGTGCCCGTGGCCACCGCCCGCCTGCTGCTGCCCAACCCCGAGGTGGCCCGCGCCACCGGACACCGGCTGGGCATCGATCTGGAGAGCAAGGTGGACCTCACGGACCTGGCGGGGCCGGGCCTGGTGTTCGCCGAGACCACCCGCTTCTGCATCCTCAAGGACTGGCGCCACTCCGCGGTCCTCATGCGGTTGCACGCCGGGCTCTATCAGGAGAGCCGCCTGCGGGGCGTGACGCACTGGATCGCCTCCGCCAACACGGAGACGGACTCGGCCGAGGACGCGCGCCTCCTCCACCAGGTGGCGGCCCACCAGGGGCTGCTGAGCACCCGGTGGCGCGCGCGGACGCTCGTCTCGCCTCCGTCGCCGGAGGTCCCGACCGCGCCCCTCTACACCCCCGAGGAGCGGGCGCGCGCCCACCAGGGGCACCTGGAGGGCCTGCGCCTGCCCCGGGTGTTGTCGCTCTTCTCCGGCAAGCTGGGCGCGCGGTTCATCGCCGAGCCCCTCTATGACGCGGGCTTCCGCCGCTTCTCCCTGCCCCTGGTCGCGGCGCTCGACGCCACGCCCGCCAGCACCCGGGCGCTGTTCGACAAGCTGACCGCCCGCACCTCGCGCGGCTGA
- a CDS encoding response regulator transcription factor has translation MATDPDAQEFEVATLIAQGLSNQDIATALAIKEGTVKDHVEASFKRLGVTSGRTGLLALARRS, from the coding sequence GTGGCGACGGATCCTGACGCCCAAGAATTCGAGGTGGCGACCCTCATCGCCCAGGGCCTGTCCAACCAGGACATCGCCACCGCGCTCGCCATCAAGGAGGGCACGGTGAAGGACCACGTCGAGGCGTCCTTCAAGCGCTTGGGGGTGACCTCGGGCCGGACCGGGCTGCTCGCCCTGGCCCGACGCTCCTAG